Genomic segment of Malania oleifera isolate guangnan ecotype guangnan chromosome 7, ASM2987363v1, whole genome shotgun sequence:
GCAACCATTAAAGGGAATTGAGGACAGCGTGCTGATGCATTGCTCAATCTGTTGCACCATAAGTTCCCAAAACCTTTTTCTTGAGGACATACAAAAGAAAATCTGGATAACATGGTCAAATGTTTTTTACATGTCGAGTTTACATACAAATCCTTCCTTTCTAGCTCTGGAGTGACTATCCACAATTTCCGAAGCAATAGGGGcagtatccatgattttccttCGACAAAGCCACACTGATGCTGTCCTATGAGTTCCAGGGTTTATTTTTTCAATCTTGAGGCAAGAACCTAGGATCAAAGCTTGTAAACACTGCCCCCGGAACTTGTCAGGCAAAAAATCTTTGATGTTAACAGCACCCACCTTCTCTCAGGTCAGCAACAAAGGTAGAATTCATGCTGGCCACAAATCGGCCCTGTAGAATTAAACTCATCAAAGAATTTAATAACCTCAGCTTTAAGAACATTCTGATTTGTTTGGAAAAAAACCATGGTGAAGCCATGAGGACCTAGAGCTTTATCACTGTTTCAATTTTTCAGGGCGCGAAGGATTTCTTCCTCACTAAAAGGATGTTAAGCTGCCTAGCTGTAGAGGTGCAGCTGCTGCTGAAATTTATTCCCTCAACGGGGGGTCTCCTACTATAAGGCTCAGAGTAAAGGGTTCCATAGAATTTGCAAATAGCTTTTTCTGATGTTCCCACCTTCATGTAAACTTCCTCATTAATTACTACTTTGTTCAAGGTGATGTATCTCCTATGAGCATGGGCTACATGATGGAAGAATTTGGTGTTAAGAATCAAGATTCCTCTCCTTGAGCATTAAGGCTCTAGATTTTTGCTCCCAAGCAATTTCTTCCATATTTATGATCCTGGATGATTCTTGTCCCAAGAGAATCCTTCTTGCTTTGTTTTTGTTAAATTACCTCTTTACCtgaaagcttaagctgttaggttgggggccaacaatgtatatcaagcttttacACTCCCCCAAACATACAGcctgacagcacgtggagagaaaCACACAGGCTAGATAaaacccattatagggaatacaataattttttaaacaccacataataaatgcGGGCAATGAGACTAGAACCCATGTCCTTTGGGTCTGAtactatgttagattaccactttacctaaaagcttaagttgttaggttgcgAGTCAACAATGTGTATCAAACTTTACAGTTTCCATAGAAATTTCTTCAACAGTATGATCcaaaatttttctcaaaatagcTTCTTTCTTCACATTGATATCTACAGAGGTGTTTTTATTCCCTCATTTGAATTTGCTTTTAATCTCTTTCAATTTGGAAGTAAGGAAAAAGCTTGCAAAACTCCCAAAGTAGAAATTTGACCACCACTCCTTGATAATCATGGTTTTTGGTGATCTTTTGTGAAacatttattcttttttttaggCAAGCAGTTAGGTTTAGCTTGCTATGACAATGTACGTGCTTTTTCCTTCTTGCTCATTAATAATCATCATATAATCCATTTAGGTACTGTTTTGTTGTCTAAAAGAAAGAAtctaataaatttataaaaagtaAGAGGGTCCAAAAGCAAGCACCCATAAACCCATCTGATGGTATCTTTCATTTTCTTGGAGAAACCACATATTAATGCGagataaaaataagaatttgAGAGTTGTCACTTTCATTGGTCTCAGCAATTgttgtaaataaatatatatttgagtTTGGTTCGGTTCTCTCTCCCAAcacgggaaaaaaaaaaagagaaccgTTGGCATTTGTTCATGTAGGCATGTTACAAAATAATGTAATGCATTCTTATACTCAAATCCTTACATGTCAATCAATGTATTTGTGATATCCTTTTTCAAGGAAATCATTTAGGCATGAGCCCTCTTTTTAAGAAAAGAGAGACTAGcagattactactttacctatACTCTTAAGCTTGGTTTTTGGCCAACAATGAATATCAAGATTTAACACTCCGCTGCATGTGCAACCCGATTCCTTGTGGAGAGAGAACTAATGATAAATAACAACCATTAGAAATATGATAATTTTTAATCACCACataataaatgcaggcaacaaaACTAGAACCTAGGACTTCCTGGCAGTCACAGCTCTGATACGAAGTCatattaccattttacctaaaatcttaagctgttaggtttTGGGCCAACAATGTTTATCAAGCTTTAAGTGGCAAATGGCATgataattttgatttaaaatgtaTTTGGGTATTTTTGGGTTGTTTCCTCATTGATGACAGAATGTTTAATTTTTAAGTGTAAGTTGGATGGCAGAAGGATAAAAGAACAGAGTAGACAACTTAGATGGTTAATTGTTCAAGATAAAAGTTTAGGGAGAAAATTTCCACTGGTGGTATAGTTTAAAAGGGGGTATGTGCAACTAATTCcttatttaattataattatcttatgtatttgtttatttatttttctgagttTGTGCCTTAGTATTGTCTGATTCATGTAGCATATTTGAATGCATTAAACGTGCTGCCATGAAgatagtttttcaatttttagatTGATGCAAGGGGCTCAGAATCTTCCCTAAATAGACTTCGTTACctgggaatttattatgtgagtgatcTGTATTTCTATTGTTGATTCACTGGCCTAGATTATGGTGTCTTATTGGCAAAGAACACTTCCTATGAAATACCTGTAAATCTTTATAAATATATTTCAGCAGATTTTTATACTAGTAAAAGAGGGTGACCCTTGACCAAGTGGTAAGGGTGTTACATCCAAACCTGAAGGTTAGAGGTTCAGATCACAGAATCATCTCTCCAGGTGTGGAGGTGAGACTGCATACATCATGTCCTCCCTAGAACACCAATGGCATGGGATTCTTGAGCAGTCGGTGTTATATATAAGCACATGAGGGCACACTTGTAGACCTTGTAACTACACTTCTCACATAGTGGTGGGACCCGTCTTTGAGTAACTTCTGGGAAAGTTCTTCCctcatttatattgaaattttcattttataattaaatttaaatgcaatctttttttttggttttttttttgtttttttgtttttgtttgtttgtttgtttgtttttattttatttttatttttatttttattttatgtaaacGGCCTACCTTTCTGTTACAGAGAATGGAGATGATAATCTAATAttgggtctttgcattgacaaAGCTTCCCTCTATGATAAAGTTGAGGTCCAGCTTGAGGGTGAGGAACACAGAAAACTTTCACCTTATTGTGTTCTTCTATGTCTGACTCTTGAGGGGAAGCTTCTTATGTTTCATGTTGCCAGGTAGTCTTTTTTATCCTCTTCCACATAATGTTTGGGCATTACACCACTTCCTTATTCTGTGCCTTAGTGGGCATATAATCTGGTTTTAGTTGCGCCAAATACTTTTCCTCAGTTTTATAATATTGTTTTTTAGTATGAGATGCTGAATCAGTTTCTTCTGCAGTGTCAACGAAACTCCTTTTGCACCTCAGGACACGTCTGCGCTTTCTGATGAGGAGGATACCCCTGCAGCACTACCTTCAGAATATGGTATGCCCAAACTATCTGCTGTATCAGGAGATCAAAGAGTAGACAAGACAGTTTTGGGTTTCCAGCTACAGGAAGATAGCAAAAATGAGGGCACAAGGAAAGGAGGTGGTGAGATTTCTCTGGGAAAAAATGACCTAAAGCCTTCTGCAGTGAACAGGCCCACAATTCCCATGCCTCCAGCTGAGGAGGATACTCCTGCAGCACTACCTTCAGATTATGGTATGCCCAAACTGTCTTCTTTATCAGGGGATCAAAGAGCAGACCAGATAGTTTTTGGTTTCCAGCCACGGGAAGAGAACAAAAATGAGAGCACATGGAAAGGAGGTGGTGAGATTTCTCTGGGGAAAAATGATTTAAAGCCTTCTGCAGTGAACAGGCCCACAATTCCCATGCCTTTAGCTGATCAGATAACCCATAATGAAACTGTTAGTGGCAACCAGGAAATGAAACCTCTTGTAAGTTCACAGGCAATTGGAGTTGATGGGCAACAAAAGGTTACTTCTGTAAAATCTGACCAAGATATAGATAAACAAATCTCATGGATTCCTGGGTATGGAAGTACAATTTCAGAGCAGTCATCTTTGAAAACTTCTCTCCTGGATCGAACCAGTAATGTGGTTGGAGATCTCAGCAAGACTGTAATTCAAAAGCCTGTCGGAGTTGAATCTTGCAGTAGTTCTTTCAAAGGAGAATTTCAACCTGATGTGTCTGGCCAATCAAATTATAAAGAGTTACAAAAAAGTGTTGAGGTGGGTAAGGAGTTATCAGGAAGGACAGGGTCAATTAGTTCACAGAGTAATTCATCCCAATCTTGGTCAAGTGGAAAACTCGTATTAGCTAAAGAGTCTAATGTAAGATCTTCACTTTCACTTTCTAATCAAAGAAACAGGCCAGAAAATGCTGCTGTTTCTGTAAGTTCTGGGCATGCTCCTGGGAATCTTGTTAAATTCGCTTTGAATCCGAAGGACAACACTGGCCATTCAACTCTAGTCAGATCTGGAAAAAGTGTGGGACAAGGCACTTCAGTGGGCCCTATGAATATTGAACAGTTACCTTCCATTAGTAGCTTGCAATTGCCATCACAAGAAAGTTCTGTGCTAGGGAAGTCTCCTAACTACAGATTTCATCCTGCCAAGGAAACTTTGAGAAATCCCCAGTTGCGGCTGCAGAATTCTGAACCAAACTTATCAAAACAATTTGGCAATGTAATATCTTTCCCTTCCTTTCAATGCATTTTTCTCTTTCAGTGCAATGATCTGTTATTAGTTTTGCTTTACTGCAGTCTAGCCCTGTTCACTGCTGTTAAATTGTTGGTTATggcaatttattatattattttatatcaaCTACTGTCACACATGGCATTGTAATTTGTGATTATGTACAGAAGGGTTATGTAATTGCAAAAAAATGTGCTATCATTATTTTCTGTTTTGAGATGCTTCTTACATGCTCAACTcaactttttctttttgttcattTCTGCTTTGTAGGGCATTGAAAATCAATAATTTTTTTGTTCACAGCTTTCTTTTACATTTTCAAATCTccatttatatttttgttttttgtaaaTATTTCTTCCTgagtacaatatatatatttttttctagtGTGCGtgcatttatttttatgaaaaatgtttaTCTGTAGTTTTTTTTGCCAATTAATCTCTAATTTCTTTCAGGTCAAAGAAATGACCAAAGAACTGGATACACTTCTGGAATGTATACAAGAACCAGGTGGCTTCAAGGATGCCTGCACTGTTGTCCAGAAAAGTTCGGTTGAAGCTTTAGAGCAGGGCATAGGGTCTCTTTCTGAAAAATGCAGAATGTGGAGGGTAATATTCATATTTCTAGATATTGGCTCaccttttgaattttttcttgtaAAAGTTTATTATCAAGAATCATACTTCCATGGACTATCTATGTAGCTTTTAGTTGTTAGAAATACTGATAGTACTGTACTGTTCTGTTGATCGCTAAATTCTCCACAAAAAAGGTTCTCATGTCGGTTATTTGTTAGGCTTTAGGTTCTTATTCTTGTTTCAGTAATAAATGAACTTTATTGTATGATAACCTCTCAACCACTTCCAGCAATTAAGCTCTCAAGTGTTCAAATTATTATGTACATGCTAAACAGAAATTGTTTCAATTGCTGGATACTTCGATAGTTTGAGAAAGACAAgtatgatattttattttaattctacaTCTTGCTGTTGTTTCCATGAAACCCAATCCATGAAACCCAGATCCGCCGCTGCAGATATTCCTGCTAGTAGGAGGGGTTTCCTTTAGATGCATGGCTTTGCTGCTTTAGTGAGATGAAACTAGTTCTCTCCAACTTTCATGATGCCAAATGACAATTCCTCTTTATCCTTCATAAACAAAACCTAAAATGAGGCAGCAATCCTGATTGCAGATAGTTTTTAAGGGGGACTACTTTACTTTTCTCAGTGTAGCATTCAGGATACTCTTCTAACtccactttattattattattattattattatttttggagcaaagTTAACGCAGTCAAAGCCTATCTTATTAAGGCAGCTCATTTCAACACATAAAAACGATGCCAGAACCGCCTAAAACGACAAGATCCACCACATTCGACGCAAAACACCACCCCCATCCCCCcaaacaaaccctaaacacatatCAAGATCGATTAATTTCTGCATAAATCTCAAAACAGAGACGGAATCATAGACAGATTCCAGATCAATTTCAAGACAGCTGACTGCAATCAGCGACCTTCATGGGCTTCGAAGTCCGTCTGGAGCTGGATCCAACCTTCTCTATGGCCTTCACCACGTCCAACCCCTCCATGACCTGCCCGAACACCACGTGCTTCCCGTTCAGCCAAGACATCTTCACGGTGCAGATGAAGAACTGCGAGCTGTTGGTGTTGGGCCCAGCGTTCGCCATGGACAGCACACCTGGACCAGTGTGCTTCTTGATGAAGTTCTCATCGGCGAACTTCTGGCCGTAGATCAACTCACTGCCGGTGCTGTTGGTAAAGTCGCCGCCCTGGCACATGGAGTCCGGAATCACTCTGTGGAAGGTCGACCCCTTGAAGTGCAGGGGCTTTCCCCTCTTCCCGATGCCCTTCTCGCCGGTGCACAGTGTGCGGAAATTCTCCGCCGTGCGCGGCGTGGTGTCGGCAAAAAGCTCCATCACAATCCTTCCGGCCGGGGCACCGCCGACCTCCATGTCGAAGAAAACCTTGGGGTTCGCCATTTCTAGTTTTCGAATCTCTGGTTTCGATCTCTGTAACTTCGCTTTGGAGTGACGCCTCTTCTAACTCCACTTACTTTGTGTTgcccatattttaatatccaTCAAGACTATAGTTTTCACTGTTTTCCATTGTCCCTATGCTTGCTTCATATTTGAAAATCCATTATTCTTTGACTTTGTAGAGCATAATGGATGGGCAGCTTAGTGAGGTCCAGCATCTTTTCAATATGACTCTGCAAGGTATGCGCAGACTCTCTCTCTAATTTGTAAATAATTTGTTGTTATTTTCCATTGCATTGAGGACATGGATATTTGTTTAGACAAGGGAGATTTGATATAGGAGAGAAGAAATTCtgaataatttaaaacatattttagaaTTAATTAAATCTAGATGATATAAAATTGTAAACAATTGTTAAAACGTGAAAAATTCCATTTATTGAGTATATAGATATGATTTTTATTCCAACTTTGGGTCTCCAATAATGTGATGCATCCTCTAAGGCAGTGGGTCTTGGAGATGGTAAACATGGCATTGCAAAACTAGAGGTGGAAACTGTGATTGAAAATcatgcaaggtcttaaatttcgatttcgactcaaatttcgaagctccaaaaatacgaaaatttcgacggaaattttgatttcgatttcgatgtcgatttcaatttcgatttgaaaaaataatggaaactagtagtaaagcatggatttctttgtgaagctttagaaatggttaacaaacataaaaatataagttttaagactaatatattacaaattaaatacatctatgttttgtatgaggtggaaaagttgtaaaatagtatgtgtatcaaacatgtttgtaagataatgtacattaaacatattcaattaatgcaaatgaaatttataaatcatttaaatattatttattatacaaatattgataatttagacatgaatgcttaaataaaatattgctataagtttattttttcatataatttcaaaagcacttgtgataaccttttgtttcaataaaataaattaaaagagaaatttcactttactctcaaggtttcgataaatttcgacaaattttgctaaaatttcaaagtttcgataaatttcggataattcgttgagatttcgacggaaattatgcaagacagaaatcgactgccatttcgatttcgaaggtgacggaaattggaaatttcgatggaaatttcgacattttcgtggaaatttaagaccatggaaTCATGGGACACATGACATGGTAAATTAATTGGACAAACTCTGAATTACAATGAGGCAAACTTTTCTGATATTCAGCATGATTGGCACTATGTATCAGATTTTTAGTTTGTGATGGGTTTTTTCTCTTTTGTCCTTTTGTCTGTAGTTTGTTCCTTTGGGTTTTTTACCTGGATATTccagactttgttaaggagatgtatTATTCTCCTAgatgtatattcttattctattaatgaattcttcttttattgccgagggaaaaaaaaaaagaacaaaaagacGTACTTTGTTAAACAGTACCAGCTATCTGAACATGCATGTGTTGAATTCCACTTCTAGTTTGAAAGTGGTCTTTATGTGGGTTTCCTAAAAGCTTCCAATGAGTTCCTTTTATCTATTGGAAGCAAGATAGCtaaagggggtttgatctagatGAAAGGCTTCTGGTCTGGTAGCTAATTGTGAACCAAATCCCAAGGACCTATAAAAAACTATTcagtttaattttattttggaGTAGCCTTTGGATGGTGAAACTATAGgtattagaaaatatttattttagggatCTCTTCTTTTCTAAGAAATCAACATTGGGAAATTAGGGTTCTTTTCCAGGTAGGTAATTATGTTAACTAATGATAGACCATTAGTTCTGGATCATGGAGGCTAAATGATAGTGACTGTAGCCAAGGGCCCCTGCCTTTAACCATCATATCTCAAGTGGTAGGAATCACCGTTAATTATGGAC
This window contains:
- the LOC131160231 gene encoding peptidyl-prolyl cis-trans isomerase-like, with the translated sequence MANPKVFFDMEVGGAPAGRIVMELFADTTPRTAENFRTLCTGEKGIGKRGKPLHFKGSTFHRVIPDSMCQGGDFTNSTGSELIYGQKFADENFIKKHTGPGVLSMANAGPNTNSSQFFICTVKMSWLNGKHVVFGQVMEGLDVVKAIEKVGSSSRRTSKPMKVADCSQLS